The Streptomyces sp. NBC_00162 genome window below encodes:
- a CDS encoding serine/threonine-protein kinase, whose amino-acid sequence MGTVWEASDELLGRSVAVKELHVGDGTESAGALREARTVAQIKHPHVVVVHDVVEHDGRPCIVMELVEGRSLADRLAADGPLDPAETARTGLALLGALNAAHARGVLHRDIKPANVLLEAGTGRVVLTDFGIARLAGATTISETGAFVGSPEYTSPERMQGAVAGPEADLWSLGVLLCAALTGESPFHRDSLGGVLHAVVYDEIRPPAQAGPLLPVIRGLLERDPERRLGAAEAERLLSAYVTTGTVPLVDRVPDPTPARAVRPVRRLWLIAAALVVVAVAGGVTAASLLGDRTEGRAHEVTPSAPAGASPATATPATVTPATASPGAGVTPKPAPTGYRIVTDPQGFALAVPTGYQRTTDDQRVFHSSPDGAIRIGIKVTPSASEGPLGAMRRADAAGPDTNPGYRDRSVVATTHNGLPAALWEFTWDGFTRAEGARHTFDLCWDEDGRMYDVWVSAPVSRLAEARSRFDAALDSFVTGGAASARP is encoded by the coding sequence ATGGGCACCGTCTGGGAGGCCTCCGACGAACTGCTCGGACGCTCCGTCGCCGTCAAGGAACTCCACGTCGGCGACGGGACGGAGTCCGCGGGCGCCCTGCGGGAAGCGCGCACCGTGGCGCAGATCAAGCACCCGCACGTCGTCGTGGTCCATGACGTCGTGGAGCACGACGGGCGCCCCTGCATCGTCATGGAACTCGTCGAAGGCCGCTCGCTCGCCGACCGGCTCGCCGCCGACGGGCCGCTGGATCCCGCCGAGACCGCCCGTACCGGGCTCGCCCTGCTCGGCGCGCTGAACGCGGCTCACGCCCGCGGCGTGCTCCACCGCGACATCAAGCCCGCCAACGTCCTCTTGGAGGCGGGAACCGGCCGGGTCGTGCTCACCGACTTCGGCATCGCCCGCCTCGCCGGGGCCACCACCATCAGCGAGACCGGCGCCTTCGTCGGCTCGCCCGAGTACACCTCGCCCGAGCGCATGCAGGGCGCCGTCGCCGGCCCCGAGGCAGACCTGTGGTCCCTCGGCGTACTGCTGTGCGCCGCACTCACCGGGGAGTCGCCCTTCCACCGGGATTCGCTCGGCGGCGTCCTGCACGCCGTCGTGTACGACGAGATCCGGCCGCCGGCTCAGGCGGGGCCGCTGCTCCCGGTGATCCGGGGCCTGTTGGAACGCGACCCGGAGCGGCGGCTGGGTGCGGCGGAGGCCGAGCGGCTGCTGTCGGCGTACGTGACCACCGGCACGGTGCCCCTCGTCGACCGGGTACCCGACCCGACGCCGGCGCGGGCGGTCCGGCCGGTCCGCCGCCTGTGGCTGATCGCGGCGGCGCTCGTCGTGGTGGCCGTCGCCGGTGGCGTGACGGCCGCGTCCCTGCTCGGGGACCGCACGGAGGGCCGGGCGCACGAGGTGACGCCCAGCGCCCCCGCGGGCGCCTCACCCGCGACCGCAACCCCCGCGACCGTCACTCCCGCGACCGCTTCACCCGGCGCCGGTGTGACGCCCAAGCCCGCGCCCACCGGGTACCGGATCGTCACCGATCCGCAGGGCTTCGCCCTCGCCGTACCCACCGGCTACCAGCGCACCACCGACGATCAGCGGGTCTTCCACAGCTCCCCGGACGGGGCGATCCGGATCGGCATCAAGGTGACGCCGTCGGCGTCCGAAGGCCCGCTCGGCGCGATGCGGCGCGCCGACGCCGCCGGCCCGGACACCAATCCCGGATACCGCGACCGCTCGGTCGTCGCGACGACCCACAACGGACTGCCCGCCGCCCTCTGGGAGTTCACCTGGGACGGCTTCACACGGGCCGAAGGCGCCCGGCACACCTTCGACCTCTGCTGGGACGAGGACGGCCGCATGTACGACGTCTGGGTGTCGGCCCCCGTCAGCCGGCTCGCCGAGGCCAGGAGCCGCTTCGACGCGGCGCTGGATTCCTTCGTCACGGGCGGGGCGGCGTCCGCGCGCCCCTGA
- a CDS encoding bile acid:sodium symporter family protein has protein sequence MRRPHLPARLPLDPYVLALLGTVGLAALLPARGPAATVADGASTAAVALLFFLYGARLSTREALDGLRHWRLHVTVLACTFLLFPLLGLAARGLVPGVLTEPLYSGLLFLCLVPSTIQSSIAFTSIARGNVPAAICAGSFSSLAGILLTPLLAAGLLGNSAGGFSPDSLIKIVLQLLLPFLLGQFLRRWVGGFLARHRPVLGYVDRGSILLVVYAAFSAGMAAGIWHQVSVPRLGALLAVEAVLLAVMLLVSWYGAKRLGFGRADRIAIQFAGSKKSLAAGLPMASVLFGAQASLAVLPLMLFHQMQLMVCAVLARRRAQDPGPELTADRVAEVSPPPQQPTGQAR, from the coding sequence ATGCGCCGCCCGCACCTCCCCGCCCGGCTGCCCCTGGACCCGTACGTCCTGGCGCTCCTCGGCACCGTCGGCCTCGCCGCCCTGCTCCCGGCACGCGGCCCGGCCGCCACCGTCGCCGACGGCGCCTCCACCGCGGCCGTGGCCCTGCTCTTCTTCCTCTACGGCGCCCGGCTCTCCACCCGCGAGGCCCTCGACGGCCTGCGCCACTGGCGGCTGCACGTGACCGTGCTCGCCTGCACCTTCCTCCTTTTCCCCCTCCTCGGCCTCGCCGCCCGGGGCCTGGTGCCCGGGGTGCTCACCGAGCCCCTCTACAGCGGCCTGCTCTTCCTCTGCCTGGTCCCCTCGACCATCCAGTCCTCCATCGCCTTCACCTCGATCGCCCGCGGCAACGTCCCCGCCGCGATCTGTGCGGGCTCCTTCTCCAGCCTCGCCGGCATCCTCCTCACCCCCCTCCTCGCCGCCGGCCTGCTCGGCAACAGCGCGGGCGGCTTCTCGCCGGACTCGCTCATCAAGATCGTCCTCCAGCTCCTCCTGCCCTTCCTCCTCGGGCAGTTCCTGCGCCGCTGGGTCGGCGGCTTCCTGGCACGCCACCGACCGGTCCTCGGCTACGTGGACCGCGGCTCGATCCTGCTCGTCGTCTACGCCGCCTTCAGCGCGGGCATGGCCGCAGGCATCTGGCACCAGGTGAGCGTTCCGCGCCTCGGCGCCCTGCTGGCGGTGGAGGCCGTGCTCCTGGCCGTCATGCTCCTCGTCAGCTGGTACGGGGCGAAGCGCCTCGGCTTCGGCCGCGCGGACCGGATCGCCATCCAGTTCGCCGGGTCTAAGAAGAGCCTCGCCGCCGGACTCCCCATGGCCAGCGTGCTGTTCGGAGCTCAGGCGAGCCTCGCGGTGCTGCCGCTGATGCTGTTCCACCAGATGCAGCTGATGGTCTGCGCGGTCCTCGCCCGCCGCCGCGCCCAGGACCCCGGGCCCGAACTCACCGCCGACCGTGTGGCAGAGGTCTCGCCCCCGCCCCAACAGCCCACGGGCCAGGCCCGATAA
- a CDS encoding (2Fe-2S) ferredoxin domain-containing protein — MTWIRPNGAHAERPCTLVVCRGCCCGDPKKNPGSDHAGQLARLREAAAASGGRLAVRTSECLGPCAQANVIVVQPTTEARRRGARAAWFGWALDDTATDEIIAWAESGGPGTTPVPPTLDLHRITPPDPKLTAPTTRRGRRGR; from the coding sequence GTGACCTGGATACGCCCGAACGGCGCCCACGCCGAACGCCCCTGCACCCTGGTGGTCTGCCGCGGCTGCTGCTGCGGCGACCCCAAAAAGAACCCCGGCTCCGACCACGCCGGCCAGCTGGCCCGGCTGCGCGAGGCCGCTGCCGCCTCCGGCGGCCGCCTGGCCGTCCGTACGAGCGAGTGCCTCGGGCCGTGCGCCCAGGCCAATGTCATCGTGGTCCAGCCCACCACCGAGGCCCGCCGCCGAGGAGCCCGCGCGGCCTGGTTCGGCTGGGCCCTGGACGACACCGCCACCGACGAGATCATCGCCTGGGCGGAATCCGGTGGCCCCGGAACCACCCCGGTCCCGCCCACCCTGGACCTCCACCGGATCACCCCGCCGGATCCCAAGCTCACCGCACCCACCACCCGCCGCGGGCGCCGCGGGCGATGA
- a CDS encoding beta-ketoacyl-ACP synthase III, with translation MTGSRVVALGHYQPAKVLTNEDLAAMVDTTDEWIRSRVGIKTRHIAGPDEPVDELAFQAAGKALAGAGLTPDDIDLVLVATSTAIDRSPNMAARVAAKLGMGGGPAVMDINVVCSGFTHALATADHAIRAGSASRALVIGADKMTEITDWSDRTTCVLTGDGAGAAVVEASDEPGIGPVLWGSVPEMGNAVRIEGSPPVFAQEGQSVYRWTTSQLPPLARKVCEKAGVLPEELAAVVLHQANLRIIEPLAAKIGAVNAVVARDVVDSGNTSAGSIPMALSKLVQRGEIPTGAPVLLFGFGGNLSYAGQVIRCP, from the coding sequence ATGACCGGTTCACGCGTGGTGGCGCTGGGGCACTACCAGCCCGCGAAAGTGCTGACCAACGAGGACCTCGCGGCCATGGTCGACACCACGGACGAGTGGATCCGGTCCCGGGTCGGCATCAAGACGCGCCACATCGCGGGTCCGGACGAGCCGGTGGACGAGCTGGCCTTCCAGGCGGCGGGCAAGGCCCTGGCCGGCGCCGGCCTGACCCCCGACGACATCGACCTCGTCCTGGTCGCCACCTCCACCGCGATCGACCGCTCGCCCAACATGGCCGCGCGCGTCGCCGCCAAGCTGGGCATGGGCGGCGGCCCCGCCGTGATGGACATCAACGTCGTCTGCTCGGGCTTCACGCACGCCCTGGCCACCGCCGACCACGCCATCCGGGCCGGCTCCGCCTCCCGCGCCCTGGTCATCGGCGCCGACAAGATGACCGAGATCACCGACTGGAGCGACCGCACCACCTGCGTGCTCACCGGCGACGGCGCCGGCGCGGCCGTCGTCGAGGCCAGCGACGAGCCGGGCATCGGACCGGTGCTGTGGGGTTCGGTCCCCGAGATGGGCAACGCCGTCCGGATCGAGGGATCGCCGCCGGTCTTCGCGCAGGAGGGCCAGTCGGTCTACCGCTGGACCACCAGCCAGCTCCCGCCGCTCGCCCGCAAGGTGTGCGAGAAGGCCGGGGTCCTGCCGGAGGAGCTGGCTGCGGTCGTCCTGCACCAGGCGAACCTGCGGATCATCGAACCGCTCGCCGCCAAGATCGGCGCCGTCAACGCCGTCGTCGCCCGCGATGTCGTCGACTCGGGCAACACCTCGGCGGGCAGCATCCCGATGGCCCTGTCCAAGCTGGTGCAGCGCGGCGAGATCCCCACGGGAGCCCCCGTCCTCCTCTTCGGCTTCGGCGGCAACCTTTCGTACGCGGGTCAGGTCATCCGCTGCCCGTAA
- the fdhD gene encoding formate dehydrogenase accessory sulfurtransferase FdhD translates to MGRVTERRRVVRIRNGVVGVRPDTLVAEEPLEIRLNGKPLAITMRTPGDDFALAVGFLVSEGVLAAASDVRTVTYCEGAAEDGTNTYNIVNVQLANGVPVPDITLERNVYTTSSCGLCGKASLDAVRTATRFPATAADPVRISADLLGLLPDRLRAAQKVFDRTGGLHAAGLFTADGELLDLREDVGRHNAVDKIVGRALRSGRLPLAGAVLLVSGRASFELAQKAVMAGIPVLAAVSAPSSLAVDLALESGLTLVGFLRGPDMNIYAGEERITM, encoded by the coding sequence ATGGGACGGGTCACCGAGCGTCGCCGTGTCGTCCGGATCCGGAACGGTGTGGTGGGGGTCCGTCCGGACACGCTGGTCGCCGAGGAGCCGCTGGAGATACGGCTGAACGGCAAGCCGCTGGCCATCACGATGCGCACCCCGGGGGACGATTTCGCGCTGGCGGTGGGCTTCCTGGTGAGCGAGGGCGTGCTCGCCGCGGCCTCGGACGTCAGGACCGTCACCTATTGCGAGGGGGCGGCCGAGGACGGCACCAACACCTACAACATCGTCAACGTGCAGTTGGCGAACGGGGTTCCCGTGCCGGACATCACGCTGGAGCGGAACGTCTACACCACCTCGTCCTGCGGTCTGTGCGGCAAGGCCAGCCTGGACGCGGTCCGTACGGCGACCCGCTTCCCGGCGACGGCCGCCGACCCCGTACGGATCTCCGCGGATCTCCTCGGCTTGCTGCCGGACCGGCTGCGCGCGGCCCAGAAGGTCTTCGACCGTACGGGCGGACTGCATGCGGCCGGCCTGTTCACGGCGGACGGGGAGCTGCTGGACCTGCGCGAGGACGTGGGCCGGCACAACGCGGTGGACAAGATCGTCGGGCGGGCGCTCCGGTCCGGCCGGCTCCCGCTGGCCGGCGCGGTCCTGCTGGTGTCGGGCCGGGCCTCCTTCGAGCTCGCCCAGAAGGCCGTGATGGCCGGCATCCCGGTCCTGGCGGCGGTCTCGGCCCCGTCCTCACTGGCGGTGGACCTGGCTCTGGAGTCGGGCCTGACCCTGGTCGGCTTCCTGCGCGGCCCGGACATGAACATCTACGCGGGCGAGGAGCGGATCACGATGTGA
- a CDS encoding LysR substrate-binding domain-containing protein: protein MYDPVQLRTFLTVAQTLSFTQAAGRLGVRQSTVSQHVRRLEEATGRPLFVRDTHSVELTEDGEALLGFARTILEAHERAAAFFTGTRLRGRLRFGASEDFVLTRLPEILEGFRHEHPEVDLELSVELSGTLHERLDAGRLDLVLAKRRGPGDERGRLVWRDRMVWIGAEGLRVDPERPVPLIVFPPPGITRARALEVLEREGRPWRIACTSGSLSGLIAAARAGLGVMAHTRGLIPPGLVRVSGLPELGSVEFALLRGARVSAAAEALASAVLSGADRLSRTA, encoded by the coding sequence ATGTACGACCCCGTCCAGCTGCGTACGTTCCTCACGGTGGCCCAGACGCTCAGCTTCACCCAGGCCGCCGGGCGGCTCGGCGTACGGCAGTCCACGGTCAGCCAGCACGTGCGGCGGCTGGAGGAGGCGACGGGGCGGCCGCTGTTCGTACGGGACACGCACAGCGTGGAGCTGACGGAGGACGGCGAGGCGCTGCTGGGCTTCGCGCGCACGATCCTGGAGGCGCACGAACGGGCGGCGGCCTTCTTCACGGGGACCCGGCTGCGGGGGCGGCTGCGGTTCGGTGCCTCGGAGGACTTCGTGCTGACGCGGCTGCCGGAGATCCTGGAGGGGTTCCGGCACGAGCATCCCGAGGTGGACCTGGAGCTGTCGGTGGAGCTGTCGGGGACGCTGCACGAGCGGCTGGACGCAGGGCGCCTCGACCTGGTGCTGGCGAAGCGGCGGGGGCCGGGGGACGAGCGGGGTCGCCTGGTGTGGCGGGACCGGATGGTGTGGATCGGGGCGGAGGGGCTGCGGGTGGACCCGGAGCGCCCTGTTCCGCTGATCGTCTTCCCGCCGCCGGGGATCACCAGGGCCCGGGCGCTGGAGGTGCTGGAGCGGGAGGGGCGGCCGTGGCGGATCGCCTGTACGAGCGGCAGCCTGAGCGGTCTGATCGCGGCGGCCCGGGCCGGGCTGGGCGTGATGGCCCACACCCGGGGGCTGATCCCACCGGGGCTGGTCCGGGTGAGCGGGCTGCCGGAGCTGGGCTCGGTGGAGTTCGCGCTGCTGCGCGGTGCGCGCGTCTCGGCCGCCGCCGAGGCCTTGGCCTCGGCCGTCCTGTCGGGAGCGGACCGCCTCAGCCGCACGGCGTGA
- a CDS encoding AMP-dependent synthetase/ligase, which yields MREITVPPVVTGAPVGGLADTVFRHAHEEPGRVVLGRKTDGVWRDVTSGELAAEVLALAKGLLAQGVRFGDRVAVMSRTRYEWTLFDFALWAIGAQPVPVYPTSSAEQVQWILYDSECTACVVENEDQAMTVGSVVDRLPRLRLLWQLDAGAVDALVADGRGVSEDVVHRHRGAVTPDAVATVIYTSGTTGRPKGCVLTHANFMFEADTMVSRWESVFQAGPGEQPSTLLFLPLAHVFGRMVEVAAIRSRVKLGHQPVLTAAELLPDLAAFRPTFVLGVPYVFEKVFAAARRKAEAEGRTGPFDRAVETAVRYAEAREQKAFGIGPGPSAGLRVEHQVFEKLVYGKVREAMGGRVRHAMSGGSAMSRRLGLFFDGAGITIFEGYGLTESSAAATANPPGATKYGTVGRPIPGGTVHIAEDGEVWLHGGHIFSGYLNDPRGTEAVLRGGWLATGDLGRLDGDGYLTITGRKKEILVTSNGKSVQPAALEERVRSHPLVAQCVLVGNDRPYIAALITLDPEGIAHWLSMRGLPQRPAAELVHDTDLTAEVRRAVVAANTLVSQAEAIRTFRVLPEQFSEERGLLTPSLKLKRRAIEKAYAMEVAALYQP from the coding sequence TTGCGCGAGATCACCGTCCCACCGGTCGTCACGGGCGCGCCCGTCGGCGGTCTGGCCGACACCGTCTTCCGGCATGCGCACGAGGAACCGGGCCGGGTGGTCCTCGGACGCAAGACCGACGGCGTCTGGCGGGACGTGACCTCCGGGGAGCTGGCCGCGGAGGTGCTGGCGCTCGCCAAGGGGCTGCTGGCCCAGGGCGTGCGCTTCGGGGACCGGGTCGCCGTCATGTCCCGTACCCGGTACGAGTGGACCCTCTTCGACTTCGCGCTGTGGGCAATCGGCGCCCAGCCCGTCCCCGTCTATCCCACCTCCTCCGCCGAGCAGGTGCAGTGGATCCTGTACGACTCCGAGTGCACGGCCTGCGTCGTCGAGAACGAGGACCAGGCCATGACGGTGGGCTCGGTCGTCGACCGGCTCCCCCGGCTGCGGCTGTTGTGGCAGCTCGACGCGGGGGCCGTGGACGCCCTCGTCGCCGACGGGCGCGGGGTCTCCGAGGACGTCGTGCACCGCCATCGCGGCGCGGTGACCCCCGACGCGGTGGCCACCGTCATCTACACCTCGGGAACCACCGGGCGGCCCAAGGGGTGCGTGCTCACCCACGCCAACTTCATGTTCGAGGCCGACACGATGGTGAGCCGCTGGGAGTCCGTCTTCCAGGCCGGTCCGGGCGAGCAGCCCTCCACCCTGCTCTTCCTGCCGCTGGCGCACGTCTTCGGGCGGATGGTGGAGGTTGCCGCCATCCGGTCGCGGGTCAAGCTCGGACACCAGCCCGTGCTGACGGCGGCCGAGCTGCTGCCGGACCTCGCCGCGTTCCGGCCGACCTTCGTGCTCGGGGTCCCGTACGTGTTCGAGAAGGTCTTCGCGGCCGCCCGGCGCAAGGCCGAGGCGGAGGGGCGCACGGGCCCCTTCGACCGGGCGGTGGAGACGGCCGTACGGTACGCGGAGGCGCGGGAGCAGAAGGCCTTCGGCATCGGGCCGGGACCCTCGGCCGGGCTGCGGGTGGAGCACCAGGTCTTCGAGAAGCTCGTGTACGGGAAGGTCCGCGAGGCGATGGGCGGCCGGGTGCGGCACGCCATGTCGGGCGGGTCCGCGATGTCGCGCCGCCTCGGGCTGTTCTTCGACGGGGCCGGGATCACCATCTTCGAGGGGTACGGGCTGACCGAGTCGTCCGCGGCGGCCACGGCGAACCCGCCGGGGGCGACCAAGTACGGCACGGTGGGCCGGCCGATCCCGGGCGGCACGGTGCACATCGCGGAGGACGGGGAGGTCTGGCTGCACGGCGGCCACATCTTCTCCGGGTACCTCAACGACCCCCGCGGCACGGAGGCGGTGCTGCGCGGCGGGTGGCTGGCGACCGGGGACCTGGGGCGGCTGGACGGGGACGGCTACCTCACCATCACCGGCCGCAAGAAGGAGATCCTGGTGACCTCCAACGGCAAGAGCGTCCAGCCGGCCGCGCTGGAGGAGCGGGTCCGCTCGCATCCGCTGGTGGCCCAGTGCGTGCTGGTGGGCAACGACCGGCCGTACATCGCGGCCCTGATCACCCTGGACCCGGAGGGGATCGCGCACTGGCTGTCGATGCGCGGCCTGCCGCAGCGGCCGGCGGCGGAACTGGTGCACGACACGGACCTGACGGCGGAGGTCCGGCGGGCGGTGGTGGCGGCCAACACCCTGGTCTCGCAGGCGGAGGCGATCCGTACCTTCCGCGTCCTGCCCGAGCAGTTCAGCGAGGAGCGGGGACTGTTGACCCCGTCGCTGAAACTCAAGCGCCGGGCGATCGAGAAGGCGTACGCGATGGAGGTGGCGGCCCTGTACCAGCCTTGA